CAGCTGACTCTACATTACATGGCAAGCAATCTTTTTTTCAGAATAGAAAATGTAAAAAATTCATATacaaaagtgatccttgtataaATGTTCAAAAAATTAGAGTACAAAAATTTTGATGCACAAACATAAATTTGGTGCATAGCCCACAAATTTTAGTATACagcacaaaatatttttaaagacCATATGTTTTGATAGCCAACCAATGAAATACGTACAACACATAAATTTTGGTGTACAACACAAAAATCTTGTTGCATTGCATAAAATTTTTTGTGTAACATAGAATTTTTGGAGGATTACATACCTAAAATATTAACTCACCtaactaacaaaatatatttatataaaaaatttttgcTATATACAAAGATTTGTGTATTATATGTAAAAATATGTGTGCTATATGTAAAAATTTATGTGCTATGTCGATAAATTTGTGCTATATGCAAAATTTTGTATGTGATACTTCGAAAATTTGTATACCAGAAAGcgcagaaaaaataaaataatgatatATGCATGTATTGTTTTTTTTGCCAAACTTTGCACTAATTTAAttggacttaattacaaaaagaCTTAGTACTTGTTTtggcgccattattttgataaaaaaaatattttttttaataaaaaatattttttttaataaaaaatattttttttattttttagcgtgtttggcaaatttctagtagtaaaagtaaaatcactagaaaaataaaaaaaacatcttttttgagaagctataatttacatctttttttaaaaaatctttttctcttaaaaaaaatatgtttttcatgtaataaataaacaaaaaagtatttttatattgttatacccaaatataattgatagataaaaagatctttttgtatgagatatccaaatataaaattacttttactttttcataagatctttttaaaaaagataacttAAAAAAAAGGATATTTTCTTAGAAGTTCACTCAAACAAGCTCTTAGTGCTTGTTTGGGTGCtattaaatcaataaaaaaaaaaaactcttttttcaatgaaaaaagatattttttattttttagtatgtttaacaaatttttaatagtaaaagtTTTATATGAGATATTCAaatataaaatcacttttatttttttaagagatctttaaaaaaaatattatttaaaataatatcttttacaAACCCTCTTACTTTCCATATTTATTAAACAAATTTGAACGTGCTCTTCAACCCTCAAATGCCAAAACAAACACACCTAATGGTTTACTCTTAAAAATTGTAAAATGAATGATGAACGATTGAATGTGGTTCCACGCGAAAATCGTGGCTCGCATGTTTCTGTCTGCACATCAACCAAAGCCTCTATTGTTCAAACTAGCACTCCTGCCTCACTTGCATTCCTTTACTTCCCGCTGTTACTTCCTCTCCCAAGCCTCTTTACCATGCCGTTCCATTTCTTCATATCGTGACCCTCTTGTTACTTTCTTACTCGATGCTCTGAAATGTTCATCCTCTGTCTCTTGCTGCAGGGTCATCCATGCCCGTGTAATCAAATCGCTGAATTTCAGAGATGGGTTTATCGGTGATCAACTGGTATCAAGTTACCTCAACATGGGCTTGATCCATGACGCAGAGAAGCTGTTCGACGAAATGGCCAACAAGGATTTTGTGTCGTGGAACTCCTTGGTTTCTGGGTTTTCGAAAATGGGCCACCTTGGCAGGTGCATCAGTTTGTTTTCCATGATAAAATCTGAGTATGGATTGGAATTGAATGAGCTTACACTACTATCTATTATCTCGGTTTGTGCTTCTGCTCAGGCTAGGGATGAAGGTCAGTATCTTCATTGTTGTGCATTGAAGTTGGGTATGCTGGCTGAGGTGAAGGTTGCTAATTCTCTTATTAATATGTATGGAAAGTTTGGTTGCGTTGACTGTGCTTTCAGGTTGTTTCAGGCTATGTCAGAGCCAAATATGATATCGTGGAATTCGGTCGTTGCTTCCTGCACCCAAAATGGAATCCCCATTGAAgctattaactattttaatatgATGAGGATGAATGGATTTTTTCCTGATGAGGCCACAATGGTGAGTTTGCTTCAAGCCTGTGAATTTTTGCCTTTAGGAATGTTGATAGAGGCCTTACACAGTGTAATCTTCACCTGCGGTCTTGATTCAAATGTGACAATTGTTACCACACTTTTGAACTTGTATTCAAAGTTAGGGAGATTGGATGCTTCTAGAAAGGTCTATGCTGAGATATCTAAACCTGATAAAGTGGCATGGTCTGCAATGATTGCAGGCTATGCCATCCATGGGTGTGGGAAAGAAGCAATAGAGTTCTTTGAAAGGACTGTAATGGCAGGTATGAAGCCTGATCATGTTACTTTTACTCATTTGTTAAGTGCTTGTAGCCATTCAGGGCTTGTCAAGGAAGGAAAATACTATTTCCGAATTATGTCTGATGTTTATGGGGTTCAACCCCGATTGGATCACTATTCATGTATGGTTGATCTTCTTGGGCGCTGTGGTCTTCTTAGTGATGCTCGTAACCTGATTATGCACATGCCATTACAACCAAATTCTGCAGTCTGGGGTGCCCTTCTCAGTGCTTGTCGTGTTTATGGTAACATTGATCTTGGGAAGGAAGCTGCAGAGAATTTGATTGCCTTAGATCCGTATGACCCTAGAAACTATATTATGCTTTCCAACATATATTCTGCTTCAGGCCTATGGAGTGAAGCGTCAAAACTGAGGACCTTGATGAAGAGAAATGTTCTAACTAAAAACCCTGGATGCAGCTTTATCGAGCATGGGAATAAAATCCACCGGTTTATGGTGGATGACTATTCTCACCCTGATTCAGACAAAATACATAAGAAGCTTGAAGAACTTATAAGAAAAATTCAAGAGGTTGGCTTTGTGTCTGAAACTGAATCCATTCTCCATGATGTTGATGAGGAGGTCAAAATAAATATGGTCAACAAGCACAGTGAGAAGATAGCTCTTGCATATGGACTTTTGGTTACTAACGCTGATAAGCCACTAGTTATAATAAAGAACCTTAGAATTTGCCGTGATTGTCATACCACTGTGAAATTTGTCTCTCAGATTGAGAAGCGTGTTATCATTATTCGAGATTCAAAGCGATTTCATCACTTTTC
The DNA window shown above is from Arachis ipaensis cultivar K30076 chromosome B08, Araip1.1, whole genome shotgun sequence and carries:
- the LOC107613177 gene encoding pentatricopeptide repeat-containing protein At5g40410, mitochondrial isoform X2, with protein sequence MNDERLNVVPRENRGSHVSVCTSTKASIVQTSTPASLAFLYFPLVIHARVIKSLNFRDGFIGDQLVSSYLNMGLIHDAEKLFDEMANKDFVSWNSLVSGFSKMGHLGRCISLFSMIKSEYGLELNELTLLSIISVCASAQARDEGQYLHCCALKLGMLAEVKVANSLINMYGKFGCVDCAFRLFQAMSEPNMISWNSVVASCTQNGIPIEAINYFNMMRMNGFFPDEATMVSLLQACEFLPLGMLIEALHSVIFTCGLDSNVTIVTTLLNLYSKLGRLDASRKVYAEISKPDKVAWSAMIAGYAIHGCGKEAIEFFERTVMAGMKPDHVTFTHLLSACSHSGLVKEGKYYFRIMSDVYGVQPRLDHYSCMVDLLGRCGLLSDARNLIMHMPLQPNSAVWGALLSACRVYGNIDLGKEAAENLIALDPYDPRNYIMLSNIYSASGLWSEASKLRTLMKRNVLTKNPGCSFIEHGNKIHRFMVDDYSHPDSDKIHKKLEELIRKIQEVGFVSETESILHDVDEEVKINMVNKHSEKIALAYGLLVTNADKPLVIIKNLRICRDCHTTVKFVSQIEKRVIIIRDSKRFHHFSDGLCSCGDYW
- the LOC107613177 gene encoding pentatricopeptide repeat-containing protein At5g40410, mitochondrial isoform X1, giving the protein MWFHAKIVARMFLSAHQPKPLLFKLALLPHLHSFTSRCYFLSQASLPCRSISSYRDPLVTFLLDALKCSSSVSCCRVIHARVIKSLNFRDGFIGDQLVSSYLNMGLIHDAEKLFDEMANKDFVSWNSLVSGFSKMGHLGRCISLFSMIKSEYGLELNELTLLSIISVCASAQARDEGQYLHCCALKLGMLAEVKVANSLINMYGKFGCVDCAFRLFQAMSEPNMISWNSVVASCTQNGIPIEAINYFNMMRMNGFFPDEATMVSLLQACEFLPLGMLIEALHSVIFTCGLDSNVTIVTTLLNLYSKLGRLDASRKVYAEISKPDKVAWSAMIAGYAIHGCGKEAIEFFERTVMAGMKPDHVTFTHLLSACSHSGLVKEGKYYFRIMSDVYGVQPRLDHYSCMVDLLGRCGLLSDARNLIMHMPLQPNSAVWGALLSACRVYGNIDLGKEAAENLIALDPYDPRNYIMLSNIYSASGLWSEASKLRTLMKRNVLTKNPGCSFIEHGNKIHRFMVDDYSHPDSDKIHKKLEELIRKIQEVGFVSETESILHDVDEEVKINMVNKHSEKIALAYGLLVTNADKPLVIIKNLRICRDCHTTVKFVSQIEKRVIIIRDSKRFHHFSDGLCSCGDYW